A region of Acipenser ruthenus chromosome 51, fAciRut3.2 maternal haplotype, whole genome shotgun sequence DNA encodes the following proteins:
- the LOC131722737 gene encoding zinc finger protein 23-like isoform X2 yields MESVYIKQEEVLELVPVCIKQEMTELEPVHMKEETELEPVHIKEETELEPVHIKEETELEPIHMKEEETELEPVHIKEEETELEPVHIKEEETELEPVHIKEETELEPVHIKEETELEPVHMKEEETELEPVHIKEEETELEPVHIKEEETELEPVHIKEETELEPVHIKEETELEPVHMKEEETELEPVHIKEEPELEPVHIKEEETELEPVHIKEEETELEPVQIKEDETELQPVHIEEKSIGCLFKDTEKISRPKISHQCNECGKSFSWPGNLKTHQRIHTGEKPYQCTECGESFSASGGLKRHLRFHTGEKPYHCFKCGKSFTEKGTLNKHQRIHTGEKPYQCTECGKSFNVSGSLKRHHRFHTGEKPYRCFECGKSFTEKGTLNKHQRIHTGEKPHKCTECGKSFNMLGSLKRHHRFHTGEKPYCCFECGKSFTEKVNEGGLQE; encoded by the exons ATggagtctgtttacattaaacaggaggaggttctggAGTTGGTACCtgtctgcattaaacaggagatgactgaactggagcctgtccacatgaaagaagagactgaactggagcctgtccacattaaagaagagactgaactggagcctgtccacattaaagaagagactgaactggagcctatccacatgaaagaagaagagactgaactggagcctgtccacattaaagaggaagagactgaactggagcctgtccacattaaagaggaagagactgaactggagcctgtccacattaaagaagagactgaactggagcctgtccacattaaagaagagactgaactggagcctgtccacatgaaagaagaagagactgaactggagcctgtccacattaaagaggaagagactgaactggagcctgtccacattaaagaggaagagactgaactggagcctgtccacattaaagaagagactgaactggagcctgtccacattaaagaagagactgaactggagcctgtccacatgaaagaagaagagactgaactggagcctgttcACATTAAAGAAGAGCCTGAATTGGAGCCTGttcacattaaagaagaggagactgaactggagcctgtccacattaaagaagaggagactgaatTGGAGCCTGTTCAGATTAAAGAGGACGAGACTGAACTGCAGCCTGTCCACATTGAAGAGAAGTCTATTGGCTGCTTGTTTAAGGATACAGAAAAAATATCCCGGCCAAAGATATCACATCAATGTaatgaatgtgggaagagtttcagctggccaggaaacctaaaaacacaccagcgaattcacactggagagaagccatatcaatgtactgaatgtggggagagcttcagtgCGTCAGGAGGCCTAAAAAGACACCTTCgatttcacactggagagaagccatatcactgttttaaatgtgggaaaagcttcactgagaaaggaacactaaacaaacaccagcgaattcacactggagagaagccgtatcaatgtactgaatgtggaaagagctttaatgtgtcaggaagcctaaaaagacaccatcgatttcacactggagagaagccatatcgctgttttgaatgtgggaaaagcttcactgagaaaggaacactaaacaaacaccagcgaattcacactggagagaagccgcataaatgtactgaatgtgggaagagctttaatatgttaggaagcctaaaaagacaccatcgatttcacactggagagaagccatattgctgttttgaatgtgggaaaagcttcacTGAGAAAG taaatgaagggggtctccaggagtga
- the LOC131722737 gene encoding zinc finger protein 436-like isoform X1: MESVYIKQEEVLELVPVCIKQEMTELEPVHMKEETELEPVHIKEETELEPVHIKEETELEPIHMKEEETELEPVHIKEEETELEPVHIKEEETELEPVHIKEETELEPVHIKEETELEPVHMKEEETELEPVHIKEEETELEPVHIKEEETELEPVHIKEETELEPVHIKEETELEPVHMKEEETELEPVHIKEEPELEPVHIKEEETELEPVHIKEEETELEPVQIKEDETELQPVHIEEKSIGCLFKDTEKISRPKISHQCNECGKSFSWPGNLKTHQRIHTGEKPYQCTECGESFSASGGLKRHLRFHTGEKPYHCFKCGKSFTEKGTLNKHQRIHTGEKPYQCTECGKSFNVSGSLKRHHRFHTGEKPYRCFECGKSFTEKGTLNKHQRIHTGEKPHKCTECGKSFNMLGSLKRHHRFHTGEKPYCCFECGKSFTEKGKLKNHQRTHTGEKPYHCTECGESFSRLGNLKRHQRIHTGEKPYHCTECGESFSESGSLNRHQRIHTEEKPYHCVKCGESFSQLGNLKRHQRIHTGASLPPLPVPRLSTLLA; encoded by the coding sequence ATggagtctgtttacattaaacaggaggaggttctggAGTTGGTACCtgtctgcattaaacaggagatgactgaactggagcctgtccacatgaaagaagagactgaactggagcctgtccacattaaagaagagactgaactggagcctgtccacattaaagaagagactgaactggagcctatccacatgaaagaagaagagactgaactggagcctgtccacattaaagaggaagagactgaactggagcctgtccacattaaagaggaagagactgaactggagcctgtccacattaaagaagagactgaactggagcctgtccacattaaagaagagactgaactggagcctgtccacatgaaagaagaagagactgaactggagcctgtccacattaaagaggaagagactgaactggagcctgtccacattaaagaggaagagactgaactggagcctgtccacattaaagaagagactgaactggagcctgtccacattaaagaagagactgaactggagcctgtccacatgaaagaagaagagactgaactggagcctgttcACATTAAAGAAGAGCCTGAATTGGAGCCTGttcacattaaagaagaggagactgaactggagcctgtccacattaaagaagaggagactgaatTGGAGCCTGTTCAGATTAAAGAGGACGAGACTGAACTGCAGCCTGTCCACATTGAAGAGAAGTCTATTGGCTGCTTGTTTAAGGATACAGAAAAAATATCCCGGCCAAAGATATCACATCAATGTaatgaatgtgggaagagtttcagctggccaggaaacctaaaaacacaccagcgaattcacactggagagaagccatatcaatgtactgaatgtggggagagcttcagtgCGTCAGGAGGCCTAAAAAGACACCTTCgatttcacactggagagaagccatatcactgttttaaatgtgggaaaagcttcactgagaaaggaacactaaacaaacaccagcgaattcacactggagagaagccgtatcaatgtactgaatgtggaaagagctttaatgtgtcaggaagcctaaaaagacaccatcgatttcacactggagagaagccatatcgctgttttgaatgtgggaaaagcttcactgagaaaggaacactaaacaaacaccagcgaattcacactggagagaagccgcataaatgtactgaatgtgggaagagctttaatatgttaggaagcctaaaaagacaccatcgatttcacactggagagaagccatattgctgttttgaatgtgggaaaagcttcacTGAGAAAGGTAAACTAAAAAATCACCAGAgaactcacactggagagaagccgtatcactgtactgaatgtggggagagcttcagtcggttaggaaacctaaaaagacaccagcgaattcacactggagagaagccatatcactgtactgaatgtggggagagcttcagtgAGTCAGGAAGCCTAAATAGACACCAACGCATTCACACTGAAGAAAAGCCGTATCACTGTGTtaaatgtggggagagcttcagtcagttaggaaacctaaaaagacaccagcgaattcacactggagccagcctccctcccctcccagtccctcgcctctccaccctgcttgcttga